One genomic region from Stutzerimonas decontaminans encodes:
- a CDS encoding SIMPL domain-containing protein: MATARIGFLPAALIAAAVAFAGWSVGQGVERFRMADRTVTVKGLAEMDVKSDFAVWTLGFRRGGDQFAEVQKGLSEDRQLVLDFLREQGFTDEEIEVRPLQVQDLLAREWASRDVALRFNGQGQVLVKSERVDAVGKAANAIDPLILAGVQLDTEVNGFAGPRYQLRGFNELKPQLLEAATSNAREQATRFADDAGATLGRLKNANQGVIRVIDDDGSDMDSGRTVGKRLRVVSTFEYTLD; the protein is encoded by the coding sequence GTGGCTACAGCACGAATCGGATTTCTGCCGGCGGCGTTGATCGCTGCGGCAGTGGCCTTCGCCGGCTGGTCGGTGGGGCAGGGTGTGGAGCGTTTTCGCATGGCCGACCGCACGGTGACGGTCAAGGGCCTGGCGGAGATGGACGTGAAGAGCGACTTTGCGGTTTGGACGCTGGGCTTTCGCCGTGGTGGCGATCAGTTCGCCGAGGTGCAGAAGGGGCTGAGCGAGGATCGCCAGCTGGTGCTGGATTTCCTCCGCGAGCAGGGCTTCACCGACGAGGAGATCGAAGTGCGACCGTTGCAGGTACAGGATCTGCTGGCGCGTGAATGGGCCTCGCGTGATGTGGCGCTGCGCTTCAACGGTCAGGGCCAGGTGCTGGTCAAGTCCGAGCGCGTGGATGCGGTGGGCAAGGCGGCCAATGCCATCGATCCGCTGATCTTGGCCGGTGTGCAGCTGGATACCGAGGTGAATGGTTTTGCCGGGCCGCGTTATCAGTTGCGTGGGTTCAATGAGCTCAAGCCGCAGTTGCTGGAGGCGGCCACCAGCAATGCCCGTGAGCAGGCGACTCGTTTTGCCGATGATGCTGGCGCCACGCTGGGGCGGTTGAAGAACGCCAACCAGGGGGTGATTCGGGTTATCGATGACGATGGCAGCGATATGGACAGCGGGCGGACCGTGGGGAAACGGCTGCGGGTGGTGAGTACGTTTGAGTACACGTTGGATTGA
- a CDS encoding DNA topoisomerase III, which translates to MQLYLCEKPSQARDIAKVLGANRRGDGCLQGAGVTVTWCIGHLLETAPPDAYDPRYKRWVLADLPIVPERWKMLVKPRTASQFKAVKRLLGECSELVIATDADREGEMIARELVEHCRYRGPIRRLWLSALDDASIRKALAALKPGAETFNLYHAALGRSRADWLIGMNMSRLFTLLGRQSGYQGVLPVGRVQTPTLRLVVDRDRSIADFIPVPFWAIDVQLLADGAAFTAQWQAPDDYCDDQGRCLDQARAQQAADAMRNSAGARLVKLNTERQREAAPLPFDLGTLQEVCSKKLGLGAQETLDIAQALYETHKLITYPRSDCGYLPLSQHGEARAIVAALGQADPTLAALEPHLDPSRRSRAWNDAKVGAHHGITPTAAARGLERLAGRQRAVYTLIRARYLAQFLPNHEYDRTQADFDCAGQALRAVGKRVVEPGWKRAMPEALAAARGNREAPAPQSLPALQQGGDYAVGEINLKDQQTQPPKPFTEGDLIKAMKNVAKLVDDPRLKQKLKDTTGIGTEATRAGIIQGLLDRGYLLRQGKALAATPAAFSLIDAVPRPIADPGTTAIWEQALDMVQSGEMPLEEFVAKQSAWMSKLVERCAGLRMTISGPPVAAGRNGKPWKKKRSAAARKTAGPRTRKARAAD; encoded by the coding sequence ATGCAACTCTATCTCTGCGAAAAACCTTCCCAGGCCCGCGACATCGCCAAGGTGCTCGGCGCCAACCGGCGTGGCGACGGTTGCCTGCAGGGCGCCGGGGTGACGGTGACCTGGTGCATCGGCCATCTGCTGGAAACCGCCCCGCCGGACGCCTATGACCCGCGCTACAAGCGCTGGGTGCTGGCCGACCTGCCGATCGTGCCGGAGCGCTGGAAGATGCTGGTCAAGCCGAGGACCGCCAGCCAGTTCAAGGCGGTCAAGCGTCTACTTGGCGAATGCAGCGAACTGGTGATCGCCACCGATGCCGACCGCGAAGGCGAGATGATCGCCCGCGAGCTGGTCGAGCATTGCCGCTATCGCGGACCGATCCGCCGCCTGTGGCTCTCGGCGCTAGACGATGCCTCCATCCGCAAGGCGCTGGCTGCACTCAAGCCTGGCGCCGAGACCTTCAATCTCTACCATGCCGCCCTCGGCCGCTCGCGCGCCGACTGGCTGATCGGCATGAACATGAGCCGGCTGTTCACCCTGCTCGGCCGCCAGTCCGGCTACCAGGGCGTGCTGCCGGTGGGCCGCGTGCAGACGCCAACGCTGCGTCTGGTAGTGGACCGCGACCGCAGCATCGCCGACTTCATCCCAGTGCCGTTCTGGGCCATCGATGTGCAGCTGCTCGCCGATGGCGCCGCGTTCACCGCGCAGTGGCAGGCGCCGGATGACTATTGCGATGATCAGGGCCGCTGCCTCGATCAGGCCCGAGCACAACAGGCCGCGGATGCCATGCGCAACTCTGCCGGCGCCCGGCTGGTGAAACTGAATACCGAACGCCAGCGCGAGGCTGCGCCATTGCCGTTCGATCTCGGCACGCTGCAGGAAGTCTGCTCGAAGAAGCTCGGCCTCGGCGCCCAGGAAACCCTCGATATCGCCCAGGCGTTGTACGAAACCCACAAGCTGATCACCTACCCGCGCAGCGACTGCGGCTACCTGCCGCTGAGCCAGCACGGCGAAGCGCGGGCGATTGTCGCGGCGCTGGGGCAGGCCGATCCGACGCTCGCGGCGCTTGAGCCACATCTGGACCCGTCGCGCCGCTCGCGGGCCTGGAACGACGCCAAGGTCGGCGCTCACCACGGCATCACTCCCACGGCCGCGGCGCGTGGTCTGGAACGCCTGGCCGGCCGACAGCGTGCGGTTTATACGCTGATCCGCGCGCGCTATCTGGCGCAGTTCCTGCCCAACCACGAATACGACCGCACTCAAGCCGACTTCGACTGCGCCGGCCAGGCGCTGCGGGCGGTGGGCAAGCGGGTCGTCGAGCCCGGCTGGAAACGCGCCATGCCCGAAGCACTGGCGGCAGCACGGGGCAATCGCGAGGCGCCCGCGCCGCAAAGCCTGCCAGCCCTGCAACAGGGCGGGGATTACGCGGTGGGCGAGATCAACCTCAAGGACCAGCAGACCCAGCCGCCGAAACCCTTCACCGAAGGCGACCTGATCAAGGCGATGAAGAACGTCGCCAAGCTGGTGGATGACCCGCGGTTGAAACAGAAACTCAAGGACACCACCGGCATCGGCACCGAGGCGACCCGCGCCGGCATCATCCAGGGCCTGCTCGACCGTGGCTATCTGCTTCGCCAGGGCAAGGCACTGGCGGCGACGCCGGCGGCGTTCAGCCTGATCGACGCCGTGCCACGGCCGATCGCCGACCCCGGCACAACGGCGATCTGGGAGCAGGCGCTGGATATGGTGCAGAGCGGCGAGATGCCGCTGGAAGAATTCGTCGCCAAACAGTCGGCGTGGATGAGCAAGCTGGTCGAACGCTGCGCCGGGCTGCGCATGACCATCAGTGGCCCACCGGTGGCCGCCGGCCGCAACGGCAAACCGTGGAAGAAGAAACGCAGCGCCGCGGCGCGCAAGACAGCCGGCCCACGCACGAGAAAAGCACGTGCGGCGGATTGA
- a CDS encoding alpha/beta hydrolase family protein, translated as MPESVALQCTDGYTLAAQLWRPAGTERGAVIISCATGVLSRYYARYASFLTEHGFTALTYDFRGIGGSRPQRLRDMQMRWRDWGEYDFDAAVRYMRARNPHGLLVAVGHSAGGFMPGFAAAASEVDRYLNVAGQYAYWRDYAADQRLRMYAKWHLFMPAVTRLVGYFPGRRFGWLEDLPAGVSLEWSRRGARLEDSYPSAEHELLFSRFGAVRAPILAVSTSDDEFATPAAMRRGLGYFRNSPRQLVQLNPRAMGFERIGHFGLFHDRHRNGFWRETLEWIAEGRNPWLADEVIEAGAAPNSDAAIPFGTPSGYKPGP; from the coding sequence ATGCCCGAGTCCGTTGCTCTGCAGTGCACAGATGGTTACACCCTCGCCGCGCAGCTGTGGCGGCCGGCAGGTACCGAACGTGGCGCGGTGATCATCAGCTGCGCCACCGGCGTGCTGTCGCGCTATTACGCACGCTACGCGAGCTTTCTCACTGAGCACGGTTTTACTGCACTGACCTACGACTTTCGCGGCATCGGCGGCTCACGACCGCAGCGCCTGCGCGACATGCAGATGCGTTGGCGCGACTGGGGTGAATACGACTTCGATGCCGCGGTGCGCTACATGCGTGCGCGTAATCCGCACGGGCTGCTGGTGGCGGTGGGGCATAGCGCCGGCGGCTTCATGCCGGGCTTTGCCGCTGCTGCCAGCGAGGTGGACCGTTACCTCAACGTGGCCGGGCAGTACGCCTATTGGCGCGACTATGCCGCCGATCAGCGTCTGCGCATGTATGCCAAGTGGCACCTGTTCATGCCCGCGGTCACCCGCCTGGTTGGCTATTTTCCCGGACGGCGCTTCGGCTGGCTGGAAGACCTGCCGGCGGGTGTCTCGCTGGAATGGTCCCGGCGCGGCGCGCGACTGGAAGACAGTTATCCATCCGCCGAGCACGAGCTGCTGTTCAGCCGTTTCGGTGCGGTTCGAGCGCCAATCCTGGCGGTAAGCACCAGCGACGATGAATTCGCGACCCCGGCGGCCATGCGCCGCGGGCTCGGCTATTTCCGCAACAGCCCGCGTCAGCTGGTGCAGCTCAATCCACGCGCGATGGGCTTCGAGCGTATCGGCCATTTCGGCCTGTTCCATGACCGGCACCGCAACGGTTTCTGGCGCGAGACGCTGGAGTGGATCGCCGAGGGCCGCAATCCCTGGCTGGCCGATGAGGTCATCGAGGCGGGTGCCGCGCCGAACAGCGACGCTGCCATTCCCTTCGGCACGCCATCGGGCTATAAGCCTGGCCCATGA
- a CDS encoding methyl-accepting chemotaxis protein — translation MKLVFAPAELLMNRLNYPSKFALIGLLVFLAFASLMWTIASQLNRTIERAENELVASDLARPLSKLVELTQQHRGVSAMLLGGNAAMADRRSALQTSVDAAVAEMNRVLADDRRGMREWQDISRGWDEIKRGVQGWSQPQSFQAHTALIGELLNFQTLLSDAYGLTFDPEPQTYYLMTTAVNRLPFLIERLGRLRGSASAMLAKGEISDEQRTALIVVTEEIRSATVEMERSMEKVIAQRPELQPQLNRAVATLRERGEAVDSVVQGMVLRGDFSSTSPAQFFDMTTEAISIAYTQMYDVLLPNLDQLLQQRIDNARQMLHGNLAMLLVVLAVIGYLSVGAYLSVMTSIRSLREGSERLAAGDLTAHIQLAARDELRYVAGSFNGMAEAMRQLIGSIKSNSDHVADSARSLATASGQIHVASQCQSDAASSMAAAVEQMTVGIESIARNAGEADALANRSGELSRQGGEIVAAVVEEISQIAVSVGDSARTVAELGERSGQISAIVGVIGDIAAQTNLLALNAAIEAARAGDQGRGFAVVADEVRKLAERTANSTKEIAQMVSAIQQGTEGAVQGMEQGVAKVNEGVARAQRAGEAMGGIREAANQVLSTVAEISNALREQSAASAEIAQQVTTIARMAEENGEAVGTNHHTASRLSDLAGTLLDNVSRFKAS, via the coding sequence ATGAAACTCGTCTTTGCCCCTGCCGAACTGCTGATGAACCGGCTCAACTATCCGAGCAAGTTCGCTCTGATCGGCCTGCTGGTATTTCTCGCCTTCGCCAGCCTGATGTGGACCATCGCCAGCCAGCTCAACCGCACCATCGAGCGTGCGGAGAACGAGCTGGTGGCATCCGACCTGGCGCGGCCGCTGTCCAAGCTGGTCGAGCTGACCCAGCAGCATCGCGGCGTGTCGGCGATGCTGCTGGGTGGCAACGCGGCAATGGCGGATCGCCGAAGCGCGCTGCAGACCAGCGTCGATGCTGCCGTGGCCGAGATGAATCGCGTGCTGGCCGACGACAGGCGCGGCATGCGCGAATGGCAGGACATCAGCCGCGGTTGGGACGAGATCAAGCGGGGCGTGCAGGGCTGGTCGCAGCCGCAAAGCTTTCAGGCGCATACCGCGCTGATCGGTGAGCTGCTGAACTTCCAGACGCTGCTCTCCGATGCTTACGGCCTGACCTTCGATCCGGAACCGCAGACCTATTACCTGATGACCACGGCAGTCAACCGCCTGCCGTTTCTCATCGAGCGCTTGGGTCGTCTGCGCGGTAGCGCATCGGCGATGCTAGCCAAGGGTGAGATCAGCGATGAGCAACGCACGGCGCTGATCGTGGTGACCGAGGAGATCCGTTCGGCCACGGTGGAGATGGAACGCAGCATGGAAAAGGTCATCGCCCAGCGGCCGGAGCTGCAGCCTCAGCTCAACCGCGCGGTGGCGACCCTGCGTGAGCGCGGCGAAGCGGTCGATAGCGTGGTGCAGGGCATGGTGCTGCGCGGCGATTTCAGCAGCACCTCGCCGGCGCAGTTCTTCGACATGACCACCGAAGCAATCAGCATCGCCTACACGCAGATGTACGACGTACTGCTGCCGAATCTTGACCAGTTGCTGCAGCAGCGCATCGACAACGCGCGGCAGATGTTGCACGGCAACCTCGCCATGCTGCTGGTGGTACTGGCGGTGATCGGTTATCTCTCGGTCGGCGCCTACCTGTCGGTGATGACCAGCATTCGCAGCCTGCGCGAAGGCAGCGAGCGACTCGCCGCCGGTGATCTCACCGCGCATATCCAGCTGGCCGCGCGGGACGAGCTGCGTTATGTCGCTGGCAGTTTCAACGGCATGGCCGAGGCCATGCGCCAGCTGATCGGCAGCATCAAGAGCAACTCCGACCACGTCGCCGACTCGGCACGCAGCCTGGCGACCGCTTCGGGGCAGATTCATGTCGCCTCGCAGTGCCAGAGCGATGCGGCATCGAGCATGGCGGCAGCGGTGGAGCAGATGACCGTCGGCATCGAGAGCATTGCGCGCAACGCCGGTGAGGCTGATGCGCTGGCCAATCGCTCCGGCGAACTGTCGCGCCAGGGGGGCGAGATCGTCGCTGCAGTGGTCGAGGAAATCAGTCAGATCGCCGTGTCCGTCGGCGACTCGGCGCGCACCGTCGCCGAGCTGGGCGAGCGCTCAGGGCAGATATCGGCCATCGTCGGGGTGATCGGCGATATCGCCGCACAGACCAACCTGCTGGCGCTGAACGCGGCGATCGAAGCGGCGCGTGCCGGTGATCAGGGGCGTGGTTTTGCGGTGGTGGCCGACGAGGTGCGCAAGCTGGCCGAGCGTACCGCCAACTCCACCAAGGAAATCGCGCAGATGGTTTCAGCCATTCAGCAGGGCACCGAGGGTGCGGTGCAGGGCATGGAGCAGGGCGTCGCCAAGGTCAACGAGGGCGTCGCCCGCGCGCAGCGGGCCGGCGAGGCCATGGGTGGCATTCGTGAGGCAGCGAACCAGGTGCTGTCGACCGTCGCCGAGATTTCCAATGCGCTGCGCGAGCAGAGCGCGGCATCGGCGGAAATCGCTCAGCAGGTGACCACCATCGCGCGCATGGCTGAGGAAAACGGCGAAGCGGTAGGCACCAATCACCACACTGCCAGCCGCCTGAGCGATCTGGCCGGCACCCTGCTGGACAACGTCAGCCGCTTCAAGGCGAGCTGA
- a CDS encoding Fic family protein, which yields MNDPLWVWRQPNWPHFNWQADALAPLLRTCSQAQGRLLGMLGAVGSDTEVQSTLDAMLQNIVTSSAIEGEQLDVGSVRSSLARRLGLNEEGRITSRSEGLAELLLDATRAYQQPLDLQRLFTWHGWLFPSDGHLLPRPLRIGILRGEEPMQVVSGRLDRPTVHFEAPPRAGLEEQLDDFLAWFESSRSDAGLDPFLRAGIAHFWFVTLHPFDDGNGRLTRAITDLALAQGEQQAIRFYAMSASILDDRAGYYRILEASQKGTLDITAWLQWFLATLLKSLEQALARIDRVLVKARFWQAHRSQTLSAEQIKVLNRLLDGGERGFENGISAAQYQAVAKVSKATATRHLSDLVEKGCLARLPGGGRSTRYQIQHSANA from the coding sequence ATGAATGACCCGCTCTGGGTCTGGCGGCAGCCCAACTGGCCACACTTCAATTGGCAGGCAGACGCACTGGCCCCGCTGCTGCGTACCTGCAGTCAGGCTCAGGGTCGCTTGCTCGGGATGCTCGGTGCCGTTGGCAGTGACACAGAGGTGCAGAGCACCCTGGATGCCATGCTGCAGAACATCGTCACCTCATCAGCCATCGAGGGTGAGCAGCTGGATGTCGGCTCCGTGCGCTCGTCACTGGCGCGGCGCCTGGGGCTGAACGAAGAAGGGCGAATCACCTCACGTTCCGAAGGTCTGGCGGAACTGCTGCTCGATGCCACCCGCGCGTATCAGCAGCCGCTCGATCTGCAGCGGCTGTTCACCTGGCATGGCTGGCTGTTCCCCAGCGATGGTCACCTACTGCCCCGCCCGTTACGCATCGGCATCCTGCGCGGCGAAGAGCCCATGCAGGTGGTTTCCGGGAGACTCGACCGCCCTACCGTGCATTTCGAAGCGCCACCCCGCGCAGGGCTGGAAGAACAACTGGACGACTTCCTTGCCTGGTTCGAGAGCAGCCGCAGCGATGCAGGCCTCGACCCATTTCTACGAGCCGGCATTGCGCACTTCTGGTTCGTCACCCTGCACCCCTTCGACGACGGCAACGGCCGCCTTACGCGCGCCATCACCGACTTGGCACTTGCGCAGGGAGAACAGCAGGCCATCCGCTTTTACGCCATGTCGGCGAGCATCCTCGATGACCGCGCCGGCTATTACCGCATCCTCGAAGCCAGCCAGAAAGGCACGCTGGATATCACCGCCTGGCTGCAATGGTTCCTCGCCACGCTGCTCAAGAGCTTGGAACAGGCCCTTGCTCGTATCGACCGCGTGCTGGTCAAGGCACGCTTCTGGCAGGCTCACCGCAGCCAAACCCTGTCTGCCGAGCAGATCAAAGTGCTTAACCGCCTGCTCGATGGCGGCGAGAGAGGTTTCGAGAACGGCATCAGCGCCGCGCAATACCAGGCTGTGGCCAAGGTCTCGAAAGCCACCGCCACGCGCCACCTTAGCGATCTTGTCGAGAAGGGCTGCCTTGCCCGGCTGCCGGGCGGCGGGCGCAGCACGCGCTACCAGATACAGCACTCGGCAAACGCTTGA
- a CDS encoding DUF3079 domain-containing protein translates to MAKKFPLEPSHPERVCWGCDRYCPATSMACGNGAGRTQHPAEMFGEDWYLDECWGIDPELIAKTRKESST, encoded by the coding sequence ATGGCCAAGAAATTTCCCCTCGAACCTTCCCACCCCGAACGTGTGTGCTGGGGCTGCGACCGCTATTGCCCGGCAACTTCGATGGCCTGTGGCAACGGTGCGGGCCGCACCCAGCATCCGGCGGAAATGTTCGGTGAGGACTGGTATCTGGACGAATGCTGGGGCATCGACCCGGAGCTGATCGCCAAGACCCGCAAGGAGTCGTCGACCTGA
- a CDS encoding SLC13 family permease, translating into MTGEQLIVFGVLAATLVLFVWNRWRYDLVALGALLACALTGVVPADEVFSGIGHPAVISVAAVLVLSRGLLNAGVVDSVARRLMQVGERPWAQVAALTGIVALSSGFMNNVGALALFMPVAIWMSRQSGRSPSYLLMPLAFGSLLGGTLTLIGTPPNLIIAGYRAEAGEAPFGMFAFLPVGAAVTVAGVLFIALLGWRLVPRRQEQEGNGDLFEISAYLTEVRVPESCKYAGRTLHALINAVEDEADVQVIALVRGDERQRMPSTYEVLREGDILLVEADSDSLKALLDVTGVELAANVDEQEDEAREEQEATEQAVEEEKARKSHKSRHGELTLAEAIVSPRSMLVGTSASGLDLRERHGVNVLAVARQGQRLRQRLGKIRFASGDILLLQAREDALQSSLNSLGCLPLASRGLSITTPRNVLLASAIFAITLATIAFGLVPAATALVTGALVMILVGLIPLGGIYESIDMPVIVLVAAMLPVGQALESSGGSQLIAEALLELGRSLPPAGTLALLMVAVMLISNVVNNAAAAVLAAPVAISLARGMDASVDPFLMAVAIGASCAFLTPIGHQSNTLVMAPGGYRFGDYWRLGLPLSILVVLCAVPAILWIWPL; encoded by the coding sequence ATGACCGGCGAACAGCTGATCGTCTTTGGCGTACTGGCGGCAACGCTGGTGCTGTTCGTCTGGAATCGCTGGCGCTACGACCTGGTCGCCCTCGGCGCGCTGCTCGCCTGCGCACTGACCGGCGTCGTGCCGGCGGACGAGGTGTTCTCCGGCATCGGCCATCCCGCCGTGATCTCAGTGGCCGCGGTGCTGGTACTCAGCCGCGGACTGCTCAATGCCGGTGTGGTGGATTCCGTGGCGCGGCGGCTGATGCAGGTCGGCGAGCGGCCATGGGCGCAAGTGGCCGCGCTGACCGGAATCGTCGCGCTCAGCTCTGGCTTCATGAACAACGTCGGCGCGCTGGCGCTGTTCATGCCGGTGGCGATCTGGATGTCGCGCCAGAGCGGCCGCTCACCCTCGTATCTGCTGATGCCGCTCGCGTTCGGTTCGCTGCTTGGCGGTACCCTGACGCTGATCGGCACCCCGCCGAACCTGATCATCGCCGGTTACCGCGCCGAAGCCGGCGAGGCCCCGTTCGGCATGTTCGCCTTTCTTCCGGTGGGCGCTGCGGTGACGGTCGCCGGTGTGCTGTTCATCGCCCTGCTCGGCTGGCGGCTGGTGCCGCGGCGACAGGAACAGGAAGGCAACGGCGACTTGTTCGAGATCAGCGCCTACCTCACCGAAGTGCGGGTACCGGAAAGCTGCAAATATGCCGGGCGCACGCTGCACGCGCTGATCAATGCAGTGGAGGACGAAGCCGATGTGCAGGTGATCGCCCTGGTACGCGGCGATGAGCGCCAGCGCATGCCCTCGACCTACGAGGTGCTGCGCGAAGGCGACATCCTGCTGGTGGAGGCCGACTCGGACAGCCTCAAGGCGCTGCTCGACGTCACCGGCGTCGAGCTGGCGGCCAATGTCGACGAGCAGGAGGATGAGGCACGCGAGGAGCAGGAAGCGACCGAGCAGGCCGTCGAGGAAGAGAAGGCACGCAAGAGCCACAAGAGCCGCCACGGCGAGCTGACCCTGGCCGAAGCCATCGTCTCGCCGCGCTCCATGCTGGTAGGCACCAGCGCCAGCGGCCTCGACCTGCGCGAACGTCACGGCGTCAATGTGCTGGCCGTGGCCCGCCAGGGGCAGCGGCTGCGCCAGCGGCTCGGCAAGATCCGCTTTGCGTCCGGCGACATCCTGCTGCTGCAGGCCCGCGAGGACGCACTGCAGTCGAGCCTGAACAGTCTGGGCTGCCTGCCGCTGGCGTCCCGCGGGCTGAGCATCACCACCCCGCGCAACGTGCTGCTGGCCAGTGCCATCTTCGCCATCACCCTGGCGACAATCGCCTTTGGCCTGGTTCCCGCTGCCACAGCGCTGGTCACCGGGGCGCTGGTGATGATTCTGGTCGGGCTGATTCCTCTGGGCGGTATCTACGAAAGCATCGACATGCCGGTGATCGTACTGGTCGCGGCGATGCTGCCGGTTGGCCAGGCGCTGGAAAGCAGCGGGGGCTCGCAACTGATCGCCGAAGCCCTGCTGGAGCTAGGCCGGTCGCTGCCACCAGCCGGAACGCTGGCGCTGCTGATGGTGGCCGTGATGCTGATCTCCAACGTGGTCAACAACGCTGCCGCCGCGGTGCTCGCCGCCCCCGTGGCGATCAGCCTGGCGCGCGGCATGGACGCGTCGGTCGATCCGTTCCTGATGGCCGTGGCGATCGGCGCGTCCTGTGCCTTTCTCACGCCTATCGGCCATCAGTCCAACACGCTGGTGATGGCGCCGGGCGGATATCGCTTCGGTGACTACTGGCGGCTGGGACTGCCGCTGTCGATTCTGGTGGTGCTCTGCGCGGTGCCGGCAATTCTCTGGATCTGGCCGCTCTGA
- a CDS encoding dicarboxylate/amino acid:cation symporter, protein MPSLNLQILVAACLGVAIGWLTGTLPTDAPVREGVLYASTLAGSIFIGLLKMVLIPLIFTSIVVGVANLQAHHQVHRVWGGALVYFTLTTSAAMLVALVAANIFKPGAGLSLDLFAEAMNDFEARQLTLPEFFLHFFANLFQNPFAALANGSILAVVVFAMFIGIALVAGGDRYRNILVVLQEFLELMMRIISWIMRLAPLGILALLIKLVAEQDVALLSAVGGFIVLVFATTLFHGIVVLPGILFLATGKSPLWFFRGTREALITAFATSSSAATLPISLRCAEDNLKVRPGIAGFVLPLGATMNMDGTALYEAAAALFVANLMGIELSLAQQAVVFFTAMIASTGAPGIPSAGMVTMVMVLQAVGLPAEAVAILLPIDRLLDTVRTAVNVEGDIIGSVVVQRFADRA, encoded by the coding sequence TTGCCCAGTCTCAACCTGCAGATTCTTGTCGCGGCCTGCCTGGGTGTCGCCATCGGCTGGCTGACCGGCACGCTGCCGACCGACGCGCCCGTGCGCGAAGGCGTGCTCTACGCCAGTACCCTGGCCGGGAGCATCTTCATCGGCTTGCTGAAGATGGTGCTGATTCCGCTGATCTTCACCTCCATCGTGGTCGGCGTGGCCAACCTGCAGGCGCACCATCAGGTGCATCGGGTGTGGGGCGGCGCACTGGTCTACTTCACCCTCACCACCAGTGCGGCGATGCTGGTGGCGCTGGTCGCGGCGAACATCTTCAAGCCGGGCGCGGGGCTGTCGCTGGATCTGTTCGCCGAGGCCATGAACGACTTCGAGGCGCGTCAGCTGACACTGCCGGAGTTCTTTCTGCACTTCTTCGCCAACCTGTTCCAGAACCCCTTCGCCGCGCTGGCCAACGGCAGCATCCTGGCCGTCGTGGTATTCGCCATGTTCATTGGCATCGCCCTGGTGGCCGGCGGCGACCGCTACCGGAATATCCTCGTGGTGCTGCAGGAATTTCTCGAGCTGATGATGCGCATCATCAGCTGGATCATGCGTCTGGCGCCGCTGGGCATCCTCGCGCTGCTGATCAAGCTGGTGGCCGAGCAGGATGTGGCGCTGCTCAGCGCCGTCGGCGGCTTCATCGTGCTGGTGTTCGCCACCACGCTGTTTCACGGCATCGTGGTGCTGCCAGGCATTCTCTTCCTGGCCACCGGCAAATCGCCACTGTGGTTCTTCCGCGGTACCCGCGAGGCACTGATCACCGCGTTCGCCACCAGCTCCAGTGCGGCGACATTGCCGATCTCCCTGCGTTGCGCGGAGGACAACCTCAAAGTGCGCCCGGGCATCGCCGGTTTCGTGCTGCCGCTGGGCGCGACCATGAACATGGACGGCACCGCACTCTACGAAGCTGCAGCTGCGCTGTTCGTCGCCAACCTGATGGGTATCGAGTTGAGCCTGGCGCAGCAGGCGGTGGTGTTCTTCACTGCGATGATCGCCTCGACCGGCGCGCCGGGTATTCCCAGCGCCGGCATGGTGACCATGGTGATGGTGTTGCAGGCGGTCGGCCTGCCGGCCGAAGCGGTGGCGATCCTGCTGCCCATTGACCGCCTGCTGGACACAGTGCGCACGGCGGTCAACGTCGAGGGCGACATTATCGGCAGTGTGGTAGTGCAGCGTTTCGCCGATCGCGCCTAG
- a CDS encoding GreA/GreB family elongation factor, with protein MNKTALQQQIIATLEADREVAKAVLAATHEAATHAESKAENKYDTRGLEAAYLADGQRRRLHEIETALAAYRNLQPTIGSDECVRVGALLCLEHDGAGRWFFLGPDAAGLKLQHEGREILVISPRSPLGQGLLGRQVGDEVGIRVNALPQVYTVLDVQ; from the coding sequence ATGAACAAGACCGCCCTTCAGCAACAGATCATCGCCACCCTCGAAGCCGACCGCGAGGTCGCCAAGGCCGTGCTGGCCGCGACCCACGAGGCCGCCACCCATGCCGAGAGCAAGGCCGAGAACAAGTACGACACCCGTGGCCTGGAAGCCGCCTACCTCGCCGACGGGCAAAGGCGACGCCTGCATGAGATCGAGACGGCACTTGCCGCTTACCGCAACCTGCAGCCGACTATCGGCTCGGACGAGTGCGTGCGGGTCGGTGCGCTGCTTTGTCTTGAACACGATGGCGCCGGACGCTGGTTCTTCCTTGGCCCGGATGCCGCTGGGCTGAAGCTGCAGCATGAAGGCCGGGAGATTCTGGTGATCTCGCCTCGCTCACCGCTAGGGCAAGGCCTGCTCGGACGGCAGGTGGGTGATGAGGTGGGCATTCGGGTAAACGCCCTGCCGCAGGTGTACACAGTGCTGGACGTGCAATAA